ATTTTGTCTGTGTGGAATCTCAGATCTACGACGTTAATAATTCATCAGTGCCTGTGTAGACCCGTATCTCCTACGTGCATGTTAGATCTGACACCTACCATAAATATAACAGGGGCTGCTtactgtgtttaacatgtggtaTACTGGTAGACAGCCCACAGGTTTGCACTTAGGCACTGAGACTGTTTCACCATGTGTAAACATTGTTTACTTCAGGAAATGTCTATTTAAATTCTTCAACAATTGCAGTGAgggcttttatttacttttcagttGTTTCATATCTCCCGGTCATTCAACCACTCTGCTTCCATACTAACCACCATGATTCTTCTGGTACAGGGCCTGCTCCAGAGATCCAACTGAGGAGATTAAAACAAGACTGAGATGTATGCTGGACACATTTCTGCAACACCACAGGGACAATGCAGGAAATGAGAACACCAATGGTATACTAACCTATTTAATGAGATGACGGATGTGACAGTGATAGTAgtttcattcagatttaaagAAACACTGTTACCCTATGTTCAGTATTTCTGGAGGAGAGATGATTATGGCCTTCACAATGTGCTGGTTGGTTTATAGCCCAGAATTTTATGATTGGCAATGGCAACACACGGCGCCCAGTCAGAGACAAAGCAGACCACATGTTTAATATTCACTGTTTTCCAGAAACAACAGTGTCTGTTTGAGCACAGCAGGGAACCACTGTCTGCTCGCCTACAGTATTTTAAATCCCTACATGATCAGAGAGCTAgctgttttttaatgacaggtATTAGCTTCTGGAATAAAGCTCTTGCTGTTGATACATGTCACATGTCATAATCCGTGTGATATCGTTCACAGAACTGGCAGTGAAGTGCTGCTATCAAGCTGGGATCTGGTATTACAGGATCCTGGAGAACATTGCCAGTCAAGAGAGGGACAGGAAGGGCATCAGTGACATCTCGGTGAGTGTACCACCCCCCTGAGGCCACAAATGGAACTGTGGTGGcaaacaggaggagcactgcatGAAAACTCACTGAGTGATACTGAATATGTTataggctgaatccaaatgtccgcCATCTGGACCTGCAGACTGAGCCCTCGCAGACTTCAGTTGTACGGAGTGTGACATATTTACTGTCATCACGTAAAGTTTGCAGGGGCAGAGACTCCAGGCGGCTAACAGACAGTCCTCGCGTTTTACTCGTTGCTGTGGAAATGTTCAACTattgctgctgtcatattcatatatatttcaTACAAGTTTATGAATAGTGCCtactcatctgtccctgcagataatAAGATAGAAATCCCATGTATAGTCTTATATCAGGCTACATGTGTTTAATAACAGAAATGTTTATAAATAATATCCatatcatgatgtggttgaaaATTATTTCTGGCCCACACAATTCAAATAACTTTTTAATAGGCCTAAATATCAataactattttacacattcataaGTTTTTACTTTGGCACCTGAAAACCCTCAACGTCACATCCGCATTGCAATAAACTGTGCTTAAAGTAAATCACTTGTGCTTGTGCATGTTTTTGTCGCAGGGCATCTTGGGGAATGAGCTTTTCCAGTCCTGTCTGGTGGCCTGTTGTCTGGAGATTACCATATCCTCAAACCGTCTACCATGTGACTTTCCTCTGCTCCTTCAGATCTTAAAATTGGCACCATACCACTTTCTGAAGGTGTGTTTCCAAGCTTCTTAGTTTGATGTATAGCGTATGCTTACAGTAAGTGTGTAACTGTCtgttgtgtgcacatttatcgACATTCAAAGAAAAATGCATGTAATTTAATAAATGTCCATGATACAGGAGAGTGCGCATAGACAAACGTTTGCAAATATTTGTCATGGTTTGCATTTGCCAATATAGATGTGAATTCAGTGTGTGTTACTTTAACACATACACTTGTTAGAATACTTCATGGGGAAAGCTCCACAGCAGAAAATATGGTTACATTCATGACTTACAGGAACCAGAAGTTTCTAAAGGGGGGTGGAGAGATTTGGAGAGACTTTTTTCCTCAGATAGTTTCCCATCTGGTCCCCAACTACCTCTAACTTTGAGGATACCTCCATCCTCCATTTGTCCCCTGTGGTGTGACAGGTGATTGAGCCGGTGTTGCGGGCTGAAGCGGGCCTGCCTCATCATGTTTTCAGACACCTCGCCCAAGTGGAAGAGAAAATTCTGGAGAGCTTGGCCTGGACCAGCGACTCACCGCTGTGGGAGGACATCAGAGCCAATGAGGGCCATCTGTCTGCCTGCCAACAGGTTGGCagtaacacacaaaaacactttacCTGGCACCAGGAGTTACCTAAGATTTAATATTCAAAGCTCTTCCAAGGTGATGCCAGTGACAAGGTTCTGAGTTGAAGTAAATTAGAGATGTAATAATGGACCTGTATGTAAGTATCAGAAGGACAGTGTTTCTTCGCACACGCAGTACATGCTTTAACAAGGGCTTTATGTCATATGCAGGTGATGCTTCCTACACAGCTCGAAGATCCAAAGAGAGCAGACTCTCAACCTGAGAGCAATCAGCCAGGAGGTACAATGCAGTGTATTAAAGCTCTTCTTTTGTTCACATTATTGTAATTCTATTGCATTTAATACATGTGATACACTCCTTAGTTGTACACTGACTGCAGTACTCTTATTATGCAcccactgtttttgtcagtgaatctcAGTTTTGGAGCTGAACCGTCTACCAGCACTGACCAGCAGCGTTCCCCATCAGCTGTAAACAGGCCTCAGAGAAGCAACTCCCTCCATGTGTTCGCTCGCCAGGTCAGTTAATCTAGCACACCATAGCATTCTCCTAGAGTGTGATGATAACTGTTATGTGGGGCCACAGTTACAACCGCAACCACAAGCCACAACCACAACCACTCCTCTATCAAGAGAGAAAAGTCAGCTAATCTTTGAgttgatatttttatattaaagaTGATTAAAACGAAGCACGAGTTAGTGACAGCATTTTGTGGTGTTCAGCTCATGTCCAGCTGACAAATGGCCAACTATAGATAACTGTTTTCTCTCTATACTACATTTATAAGAACTATTTCTCAGGAATTGTTGTTTGGAATATTTGGAGATGATACGTTACGTGTGGTCGTGTTTGCTCTCTGGCTCAGGTCTACAGTTTGATGGGGAAGCGTCTGAGGGAGCTGAGTTCCACACTGGATATTTCAGATGAGCTGCGTCTGAAAATCTGGACCTGCTTTGAGTACTCTCTGGTCCACTGCACCAACCTCATGGTAGACCGTCACCTGGACCAACTGCTCATGTGTGCCATCTACATCATAGCTAAGGTGGGCTGACAGTAGTCTTGGCACCTTTTATAGTCATATGCTGATTTGGTAGACATGCTGGTGTATATGCAGGAATGTTTGTGGAGTAGTCCACATGGTTTTTACTCTTTCATCCTATTACATCCACACTATCCACTGAAGCACtgtcaagagcatgccaaaccaacAGGGAATGatataaccctaaccctaaagcCATGTGTGAGGCCAGAAGCCTCAAAAAGCCATTACTGAAAGGCTACCTTATGTAACATTGACCAGGTGCATAAACtgtgtacacacaaaaaacatgtgtaCGCCTTTTCCCACACATAAACTGGGATTTATAAATGAACAATTGGCCTCATTCAAAAACAGCGCCTACATACAAATATGTGCTTAAACTGTGCGTACGAATGTTTTAGAAGAAATCCAGGGTTCCTCAATACTTTCTCACCTGAATTTTTTTATACTAAGGGAATACATTTTgaactgcctcagaccatgcgTAGGCACAAATGATGAAGACCGGCTGTCttagaaaatgtaaacacacacattttaactaAATGCATAGCATATTAAAACTGCACTCATTACACAAGAATTATAGCCCCACGGTTATATGCCTCCACACACCAAGTTTCTCTCagttaacatccatgtctgtgaaagcatggatgcttcacacacatcttcactCCGGCAGAatagaggatctatacaatca
The Epinephelus lanceolatus isolate andai-2023 chromosome 2, ASM4190304v1, whole genome shotgun sequence DNA segment above includes these coding regions:
- the LOC117251192 gene encoding retinoblastoma-like protein 2 isoform X1 — encoded protein: MATGPQANQRWPRIGPSEGLMAMFRACSRDPTEEIKTRLRCMLDTFLQHHRDNAGNENTNELAVKCCYQAGIWYYRILENIASQERDRKGISDISGILGNELFQSCLVACCLEITISSNRLPCDFPLLLQILKLAPYHFLKVIEPVLRAEAGLPHHVFRHLAQVEEKILESLAWTSDSPLWEDIRANEGHLSACQQVMLPTQLEDPKRADSQPESNQPGVNLSFGAEPSTSTDQQRSPSAVNRPQRSNSLHVFARQVYSLMGKRLRELSSTLDISDELRLKIWTCFEYSLVHCTNLMVDRHLDQLLMCAIYIIAKITKVEIPFKRIMKCYKSQPLSNKSVCKSVLISGRDTENSRTGNNNPNIGEVFTARQLFHRGLFLSKTDRQDNGDHSINILTPNTPSTHYPEPSQEERGNLILFYNQIYTTKMQHFAKQFAPTSVRDTPPLSPYPRQYKVSPRRRRLSSSHPIFISPYNTETTSPPTTGLCYYFNTSPPERLREINNMIRTGRSPNRRHYVVPLDREEDEQGDGEEEDNGPPARRIRLDGQSAWQRRLRNVVNDRVTRRDQDQDQPSPVIRPNLH
- the LOC117251192 gene encoding retinoblastoma-like protein 2 isoform X2, which produces MATGPQANQRWPRIGPSEGLMAMFRACSRDPTEEIKTRLRCMLDTFLQHHRDNAGNENTNELAVKCCYQAGIWYYRILENIASQERDRKGISDISGILGNELFQSCLVACCLEITISSNRLPCDFPLLLQILKLAPYHFLKVIEPVLRAEAGLPHHVFRHLAQVEEKILESLAWTSDSPLWEDIRANEGHLSACQQVMLPTQLEDPKRADSQPESNQPGVNLSFGAEPSTSTDQQRSPSAVNRPQRSNSLHVFARQVYSLMGKRLRELSSTLDISDELRLKIWTCFEYSLVHCTNLMVDRHLDQLLMCAIYIIAKITKVEIPFKRIMKCYKSQPLSNKSVCKSVLISGRDTENSRTGNNNNGDHSINILTPNTPSTHYPEPSQEERGNLILFYNQIYTTKMQHFAKQFAPTSVRDTPPLSPYPRQYKVSPRRRRLSSSHPIFISPYNTETTSPPTTGLCYYFNTSPPERLREINNMIRTGRSPNRRHYVVPLDREEDEQGDGEEEDNGPPARRIRLDGQSAWQRRLRNVVNDRVTRRDQDQDQPSPVIRPNLH